CTGTGTACTGATTTGCTTTGAAAATAAAAAGGAAGAAACTTCAACCTCAAActgtttgtctatttctgtggcTTTTTTAAGTCTATATGCCAGTCTACGTTTATTGACTAGCTAGAGACACATTTCTATATTTCGCCATATAAGAAACACATGCACACATTTAAACCCGTACGCTACTTGTCCTTTTATTGATAAAATGTCTAGCACATCTAGCTGTGTTTCTTTTGAACACTTTACACATTTTTGGATTCCACCTCTGTAAACGTCCTTTCCCTGATGACACTAGTGGAGGAGCAGTGTCATTTCATACAAGTGCACTTGTTTCTACAGTTCCTTGCCTCCGATCCTCAATtgcctttgacctttttcaaaaggaggcgagTAGAGGACATGAGGAAGGGAGAATATCTCATTGAGATTCTCCCATGATTAGTGTAGTAAGGTTTAAACTTCTACAGGAGAGGGCATTATCTTCATATACAACTGGTTTATTTTAGCACACCTGTGTGTTCAGTCGAGCACAGAACGCTTTGCACCATTCTTCAACAGTCTTACTGGTATGTTTGCTCTTGTTCAGCGGGTGTGATGGGATATGACCTGATTGATATGGGTGTGACCATTTGAATCTCAAAATGTATGCAGCACGTCATACTAAATCGCCCTCTGGGCTATATAATCACATCATTCTTCAACTGATCGTTCAGAACCGTCCGTTTCTGTTGAAATAAGTTATTGTAATTGGGGGGAAAGCCATTGATTCAACATATAACCATGTGTCTGATTAGTGTAGTTCACTTTGACTTATACGACAAAAGTTTGTATTGTAGTTATTCACCCTGAGGGCTATACTAAGAAGTGGGATAGAGGACTTAGCAGCTGACTTTGGTCAATTCTGAATTCAATttggctcaccttttagccaggtacatttctatggcaacgaatCCTTCAGCTCTAACCTGCTCCAGGCCAGACTAACTCCACTTCAGATAGCGTTTAGCTGGCGTCGTAGTTTACCCCTCTGGTCTGTAAATCGAAGTGCAGGTTTAGAACATAGATGCGGGTACAATGGCTGATCGTGACTTACTATCTGACTTCAGAATGAATCAAGGAAATTGACCTAAAAGGTCGTCACGGGTTGTAATTGAAGGTGTTTGAACAGTGGTGTTCCCTTAACTTGGTTGCTTCACCATGATCATTATCTACTTTAATGATTATCAAtagttctctgtctgtttgtgaTGCCCAGCCTAAAATGATGGTGATGGAGCTCATGCTCTTCTCTTGTATTCTGTGTGATGACAACACCCCCCAAAGACCACACAGTGGGCCACACTGTAGTGCTAGATGACCTTGAGGTCTCCCTCCTCTCATGTTCTgcaacaacataaaacaggttaAGTTGCAAACATCTATTTACTCTGACATGAACACATCTAAATGTATGGTGCACATGGTACAGTACATTGCAGGATATTGATACATTGATATGAGGCAGATAAAGATGGACCTCTAGGCCAGAGTAcacattcataacaaacacagcCTTTTATCACTCATCTCTGCGTTGTTATTATTTTACCACTGTTTTACTGCTAGAGTTTAACTATTGGACGTGAGGCTTGTTGCTCTGAGGTTTCATTTCTGCAACAGACAGGAGACAACATGAGGGTGTTGCCAATCACTATTGCTGTTCTCAGTGgaaattttagcatgtaaatcttagtggggcaaactcaacgtacatatatttttttagatgcatgccaatACACGGTGACAAACGGTTCCCCACCAaattgttagggcctacataaagctgtcccaacagcagagctttcttttcagcaccatggagtgaatccttaccaccgctacacctggctatcagcggagccttgtctggcagtgaaacagttcattcagcctcgtGTACTGCCTTTTAAAAACCATAGCTGTTATGGccgacttgcttaaacaaatgtgtttactactgactccttgtggaTTTGTGTAAGTTGATAAAAACCGCATTGTGCTTCAATAATAATGAGTTTTGACTTTTGAACCACACACAAACATTATTAAATGTATGTTCAGTAAATTCAGAATGTTATTCTTATATCATTAACACTTAGCTTTAAGTATAAGCAAGTGCAAGCAAACGAGCTGTGACGAGGCAGGCCTATTGGTTCAGCACTTTAGAAATGAACACTGACAGAAATTCAGATAGATGTTAGTTCAGATAAATTCAGCAACATGTTGAGGCTTTAACTTTACTCTTGTTTAATTCACCAcacagtgagagggagagactcagttagtctaCCGTTTGAGGTATTTTATTAGGCCTATTTTGTctgaaaaggaaggaaaatacaatCATGAGGATCCACTTTTATATACAATATACCGACGCACAGACAGCGCATTGCGCATACAAAACAACCCTCGCAATATCAACTGGAATTACATGGGTCTATTACTGACATTTTTgttgaaaacaaatatttgaaaGGGAGGAGACTGTCACTGGcaaacatggttacagacccaacaacattatatagtatttCCTCCTCGTCAAGAAAAGCACATGagctaattataatacacaaagtaagcaaaacaattaaataattCCAACATTGTCTAAAATGATGAAGAAGATACTAATGTGATAGACCTATATAAGCCATAGGCCAataacaattgagatgtacaaactatggcataagggaacgatgagcgcaTAAGAGGCAGtctgtaattttgattaagacaatgAGTGAGCTAAGATGGACGTAGTCATTATAACtttttgttcagcacttttgaaatgtacagcgacagaattcagaacatggtccGTTCTtccagtattctccctgtacaccaagtcagaaccgtatgataaataaagggggcatataggggcatataagcagacaatgaaagctcttacaatattagatgatgacatttctctaaaacagggtATAGGCTACCTGTGTACCactaagtcagaacagtaggctaagttctgAGGgtgaaagggaccaaattattagggtgaggcacatgggctactaacagctttcTGCACTTACTTACTATTTTCCTATTTGGTCTTAAAAAGAGATTACAGTACATTGATAGATTCATATGATGAGTCAATAaagggctgtgctggcgaaccggggacactgTGCGTAGGGCTGGCcaggataacccgggccgaggagatgTCCTGGAGGTCTGGCACACtccgtcctggctcgatgcccactctagcccggccgatgcgaggagctgggatatagcgcaccgggctatgagtgcgcactgaggacaccgtgcgcatcaccccatagcacgaggcctgaccagtcacaagctcgccacggtaagcacgggggagttggctcaggtctcctacctgactccgccaatctcctcgtttttggggctgcctctcggctTCCTTGCCAGCCTTGTTCCCTCATACCGCTGGTTCctttcttacatttacatttaagtcatttagcagacgctcttatccagagcgacttacaaattggaaagttcatacatattcatcctggtccccccgtggggaatgaacccataaccctggcgttgcaagcgccatgctctaccaactgagccacacgggaccttcttctgctgcctccgctctcctggctgcctccaacTGTTCCCAtgggatctcctcccatgtgtaggatcccttgccgtccagaatgtcctcccatgtccagtcctctcttccacgctgcttggtcctttggtggtgggtagttctgtcacgatcgtctaagggaggagaccaaaacgcagcgtggtaagtgttcatgttaatttaataaataaactgaacactgaaataacaaaaacaacaaagagagtgaacgaaacattcctgtaaggtgcagcaacacaaaacagaaaacaactacccacaaaacacaggtgggaaaaggctacctaagtatggttctcaatcagagacaatgatagacagctgcctctgattgagaaccacacccggccaaacacatagaaatagacaacatagaacaaaaacatagaatgcccaccccaactcacgccctgaccaaaccaaaatagagacataaaaaggatctctaaggtcagggcgtgacagggcgAGCATTGATAATATATTTTTGTGTTAAACTTTTCCTGATTTCAATATACACACTTTCGTCATGTTTTGCCATGTGTACCATACCCTCAGTCTGAATCAAACAGTAATTATTACCTCAGATTGCTTGATTGCTTTGAGATCCTCCAGCATCTCAATCTCCAATCTTCTTCGGAACTGAATATGCTCATCATCGATTTTCTTGATTTCATCACATTgcatctctttctccatctcttcctcaGTCTGAAAAAAGATAACTGTGGAATAACTAGCCGACTAGTCCAGCAACTTACTCAGTGCATTGACACATTACACTGTGTTTCTACATTTTGGAATTATTTATGAACAATAACATGTAGACGAATAAATGCAAGACCTACTGTTTCTGACAATAACAACACATGATTACCTAATTTATTAACATTAAACACAAAATAAGTTAATAAGTTGGCTAAGTTAATGTAATATTGTTGGATCTTACCAATTCCTCAAAGCATTCTCCAAATCTGAATTTCTCCAGTCCTGGGAACTCCGCTCCAGATTTAAAGAGATCCTCCAAGCTTCTGGCAACCAGGTGTAGAACTTCAAACTCGTAGGCGTAGACATTGCCATCTTCACATAACAGGAGAACCAGCTGCCATCCTGCTGCCGAACATCGGAAGTCATCCAGGGCACCAATGACCACCATCTCCATTCTCTCTGGAAGGTAGCAGTCTTTCCAAACTTCTAACTGTTCACCATCTCCAGCGTGGACAGTGTCCTCCAGACCCCCGATTCTCAACTCGTAACTTTTCGGCTTTGCAAGAGGAATCTTGCTGTTGCGATGTTTCAACACAATCTCTTTGATTTGGCTGAGGAATTCTACAGCTTCTGTGGCAACAATTGACAATAATTAGAAAACCTATTTAACATTGTAATGGTCAAGAGTGCAGAACATCCTACTTACAACCAAAGCAAATATAGACATTTTGAATCTTAATGTATTATTAGTCATCTCATTCAAAGATGCAGTCCTggatcttaagcacaacaaattcataacatattttaTAAATTGGATTCGTAACATATCACCTGAATTGCAcacagaaaaatatatataataataaggatttgcaggacgtaacatatcatatgatgATGTAGTACAGGGGGCCCGTTTTGGCTCGTGTGCACCACGTTCAAAACTACTGgttgaaattatacaaaagttcCGGAGCATCCCTTTAAACATACAATGATGGGTGGTTCTCACATATCACATATCAGATGTTCAACCATTGTTCCTGGAAGCTGTCATGTTGTTCTTTTGACTTGAGCTGTCACATTTTATATCTCTGAAGGTATAGCTGTGGGTATAGTCTCAGCTAGTTGTCTTGCACTGTGGCAGTACTGTATTGAATGTTGGTGCTGTAACTCAAATCACACAGCTAAATCCCATCAGCTGCTAAGGTTGCTGCGGACTGGCTGAGGTCAAATGTGGATGAAGAGGTCACCTTGATGCTGTCACAGTACATGTTTCCAGCTGTGATGACATCTTCCTGTCATCCAAGTCAACTGGTGCGCTCAAAAGTGGTAAGCTTCTTGCTCCCGAAGTTTGTGAAATTGGCTTCAAGTGCTTTTGTAGGTCGCATTGTGTAGGTCGGTGCTACAGTCTTAAAATGTTCATCTTCCAAATATCCCCCTGAAATCGTACTCTCGACCTGACAGCAGTGGTACCCTGTGATGCAGTAAGGGTTTCACTAAGGTCAATAGACCTGTTTCTCACCACGTCCATGATTGTTAGAAATCCAGGTTAGCGGGGTAGGAAGCTAAAGTGCTTCATCAAGTCTATGGATAAAAGTGATCTAATCAGATAACTAATGAATTTAGTGAAATTCTGAGTGCatagtttattattattatttcttattTGACTGCCAGCCATAACCGAGGTTGAtttaatattaatattaatacattttattttaagtgcttttcaaacatgatgacagactaaccagggagagcactaaacatgatgacagactaaccagggagaacactaaacatgatgacagactaaacAGGGAGAagactaaacatgatgacagactaaccagggagaacactaaacatgatgacagactaaccaggcagcacactaaacatgatgacagactaaccaggcagcacactaaacatgatgacagactaagcaGGGAGAagactaaacatgatgacagactaaccagggagagcactaaacatgatgacagactaaccagtgAGAACACTAAAcacttcgtctgaagaggaggtgtagcagggatcggaccaagacgcagcgtggtaagtgtccatgttttaatagaaACAACTGAACAtgacacaaatacaaaataacaaagtaatcctaaccgaaaacagtcccgtgtggcacaaacactgacacaggaaacaaacacccacaaaccaagaGTGAAAAcgggctacctaaatatggttcccaatcagagacaatgaaaaatacctgcctctgattgagaaccatatcaggccaaatgacaaacctaaacatagaaacacagaacatagactgcccaccccaactcacgccctgaccaactaactgAAGactaaaacaaaggaaataaaggtcagaacgtgacagtgacgtgactccaccatagtcaatacccgcttccGTGGCTtcctaggaacggcgaccctcctaaatgtccccactggactgaggggcgcctctggactgaggggcagctccggactgaggggtagctccggactgaggggcagttcaggactgaggggtagctccggactgaggggcagctccggactgaggggtagctccggactgaggggcagttcaggactgaggggtagctccggactgaggggcagctccggactgaggggcagctccggactgaggggcagctcaggactgaggggtagctcaggactgaggggcagctcaggactgaggggtagctcaggactgaggggcagctccggactgacaggcagctccggactgaaaggcagctccggactgaggggtagctc
The sequence above is a segment of the Salvelinus namaycush isolate Seneca unplaced genomic scaffold, SaNama_1.0 Scaffold94, whole genome shotgun sequence genome. Coding sequences within it:
- the LOC120043484 gene encoding uncharacterized protein LOC120043484, producing the protein MGSLKKIKTEFLRCERGKEEAVEFLSQIKEIVLKHRNSKIPLAKPKSYELRIGGLEDTVHAGDGEQLEVWKDCYLPERMEMVVIGALDDFRCSAAGWQLVLLLCEDGNVYAYEFEVLHLVARSLEDLFKSGAEFPGLEKFRFGECFEELTEEEMEKEMQCDEIKKIDDEHIQFRRRLEIEMLEDLKAIKQSETIVTELPTTKGPSSEMKPQSNKPHVQ